One Capsicum annuum cultivar UCD-10X-F1 chromosome 2, UCD10Xv1.1, whole genome shotgun sequence genomic window carries:
- the LOC107857744 gene encoding uncharacterized protein LOC107857744, which yields MGGDELDNSEDNKENEYGGGQTFKDKKTLNLLMKQASVKMSFNYITVKSIKKYLRVILLSGGWSEHVLLENRVGFKSTNTWESILVALIMSRESTRMSPWRSKPERDREDCIWGATLQIGLLEILDDKHHCEEHSLRYARAWICSASHIFICFNGLNPESINSLIIDEESGRFIYYFMAFGASIRGYAHMRKVIAIDGTHLSSKYKGVLLSAVAQDTQNHIYPLAYCVGDKENNASWGLFFKKLKAFVVDEPELCIIFDKNVSITNGLTRHYPVAHHGVCMRHLGENLLTNHHCSKSLYLYYHAAKAYTLEKFNDYFNALKERCPSVAACLEHEVGFEKWSRAHFLGNRLNVMTSNIAESLNSMLCNEREYPMAAIFNSIAHRFGEIFRKRYAEVDNPKTTFIPVSETILRENMTEGDKLYVKNINGSTDEFTVLGYGRFAKVNILRQSCSCRKYDLVKLSYAHAMAALYLKHGNEYDTSIYNYSSQIYSKESYVLAYLEPICTAQLESEWSVAREYLKIQVFPPDFDLKLGRRKVKRVKGVLEPSRYKKRNKCSKCKRPGHKRTTCSLNIG from the exons ATGGGTGGTGATGAATTGGATAATAGTgaagataataaagaaaatgagTATGGAGGAG GACaaacattcaaggataagaaaacGTTGAATCTTTTGATGAAGCAGGCGTCGGTAAAAATGTCATTCAATTACATAACGGTGAAGAGTATTAAGAAATACTTGAGGGTGATCCTACTTTCCGGTGGATGGAGCGAGCATGTGCTATTAGAGAATCGGGTTGGTTTCAAATCCACAAATACGTGGGAGAGCATACTTGTGGCGTTGATCATGTCACGGGAAAGCACAAGAATGTCACCGTGGAG GTCCAAGCCTGAAAGAGATCGAGAAGATTGTATTTGGGGAGCTACATTACAGATCGGGCTATTAGAAATATTGGATGACAAGCATCATTGTGAAGAACATAGTTTGAGGTACGCCCGAGCATGGATATGCAGTGCTTCCCACATTTTCATATGTTTCAACGGCCTCAATCCTGAGTCTATTAATTCCCTCATAATCGATGAGGAGTCGGGAaggtttatttactactttatggCATTTGGGGCTTCCATCCGTGGATATGCACACATGAGAAAAGTCATTGCCATTGATGGCACACATTTGTCCAGTAAGTACAAGGGCGTGCTGCTGTCCGCTGTTGCTCAAGATACGCAAAATCATATCTATCCCTTAGCGTATTGTGTGGGTGATAAAGAGAACAATGCGTCGTGGGGCTTATTCTTTAAGAAGCTTAAGGCCTTTGTCGTCGACGAACCAGAGTTATGCATTATCTTCGACAAAAACGTAAGCATAACCAACGGCCTTACAAGGCATTATCCGGTTGCACATCACGGTGTTTGTATGAGGCATCTCGGTGAAAATCTCTTAACAAATCACCATTGTTCTAAATCTCTCTATTTGTACTACCATGCTGCCAAGGCGTACACGTTGGAAAAATTCAATGACTACTTCAATGCCCTTAAAGAAAGATGCCCTAGCGTAGCAGCTTGCCTCGAGCATGAAGTTGGATTTGAAAAGTGGAGTCGGGCTCACTTTCTAGGTAATCGATTAAACGTCATGACCTCAAACATCGCCGAGTCACTCAATTCAATGTTGTGCAACGAAAGAGAGTACCCAATGGCGGCTATTTTCAATTCAATtgcacataggtttggagaaatatttaggAAGAGGTACGCAGAGGTGGACAATCCAAAGACAACATTCATTCCCGTATCCGAGACGATCTTGAGGGAAAACATGACCGAGGGCGACAAATTATATGTGAAAAACATAAATGGAAGCACCGACGAATTCACCGTGCTTGGTTACGGTCGTTTCGCCAAGGTTAATATTTTGAGACAGTCATGTTCTTGCAGAAAGTATGACTTAGTGAAATTGTCATATGCTCACGCAATGGCAGCATTGTATTTGAAGCACGGGAACGAATATGACACTAGCATTTACAACTATTCTTCGCAAATATATTCGAAAGAATCATACGTCCTTGCATACTTGGAACCTATTTGTACAGCACAATTAGAGTCAGAGTGGAGTGTGGCGCGAGAGTATCTAAAAATACAAGTTTTTCCACCCGATTTTGATCTCAAACTCGGAAGGAGGAAGGTGAAACGCGTTAAGGGTGTGTTGGAGCCTTCAAGGTACAAgaaaagaaacaagtgctccaagTGCAAAAGGCCGGGACATAAGAGAACAACATGCAGCCTTAACATAGGATAA